A part of Candidatus Electrothrix aestuarii genomic DNA contains:
- a CDS encoding ion transporter produces MKPQQDDYQEKRPFHAPWRGRLHEVIFEADTPAGKAFDVVLIGGILISVITVMLDSIDLFRAQHGSLLYGIEWFFTFLFTGEYILRLLCVGRPLKYAISFYGVIDLLAIIPTYVSLFLPGTQYLLVIRILRILRIFRILKLATYLGEANLLLKALMASRRKISVFLFTVFTLVIIFGSLMYVIEGRENGFTSIPRSIYWAIVTMTTVGYGDISPQTIIGQAFSSIVMILGYGIIAVPTGIVTVEMSQTFKRKVSTQTCLQCSAEGHDVDARYCKFCGAEL; encoded by the coding sequence ATGAAACCCCAGCAAGACGATTATCAAGAGAAAAGACCTTTCCATGCCCCTTGGCGAGGCAGATTGCATGAAGTAATCTTTGAAGCCGATACTCCGGCCGGTAAAGCATTCGATGTCGTACTGATCGGCGGCATCCTGATCAGCGTCATCACGGTTATGCTGGACAGTATTGACTTGTTCCGCGCTCAGCATGGCAGCTTGCTCTACGGGATAGAATGGTTTTTCACCTTCCTTTTTACTGGAGAATATATCTTACGACTGCTTTGTGTGGGCAGGCCGCTTAAATATGCAATCAGCTTCTACGGGGTGATTGATCTGCTCGCAATCATCCCGACCTACGTCAGTCTCTTTCTGCCCGGAACCCAGTATCTGCTGGTTATCAGGATTCTGCGGATACTCCGCATTTTTCGTATCCTGAAACTAGCAACCTACCTCGGTGAGGCAAACCTCCTTCTCAAGGCACTGATGGCGAGCAGGCGCAAGATCTCCGTCTTTCTCTTCACCGTATTTACCTTGGTTATCATCTTCGGCTCCCTGATGTATGTCATTGAGGGCAGAGAAAACGGCTTCACCAGCATCCCCCGCAGTATCTACTGGGCAATCGTGACCATGACCACGGTCGGATATGGCGATATCTCGCCGCAGACCATCATCGGCCAGGCATTTTCTTCCATAGTGATGATCCTCGGCTATGGAATTATTGCCGTGCCCACAGGCATTGTGACGGTGGAAATGTCCCAGACTTTCAAGCGCAAGGTATCAACCCAGACCTGTCTGCAATGCAGCGCAGAGGGCCACGATGTAGATGCCAGGTATTGCAAATTCTGCGGGGCAGAACTGTAA
- a CDS encoding serpin family protein, which produces MRGSRDVFKQPHPVSQDLRELTESNIRFALSLYSVLKQEEGNLFFSSYSIFSALAMTYGGARNKTAEEMADALHFTLSQDKLHPAFAELSALYDKMQEAGGVQLHTANSLWPHKEYPLLPEYLELLKMYYGSTSIPLDYAQAAEEARQIINTWVEEKTQGRIKDLIGPDDIDSLTTLVLVNAIYFKGNWASQFDPAQTANAKFTLPDGSTTQVPLMHQRGRFGYIEFEYSESDHGETKRGQILELPYVGNELSMLIILPGRPEDLPELESELKAENLEELTGWLSKEEVDVFLPKFKIDWGTFEFKPPLQDLGIREAFSADADFSGMDGTKSLSIDHILHKAFIEVNEEGTEAAAATAASMTRCISTPKIFRADHPFFFLIRDKATGNILFLGRLLDPERGEQ; this is translated from the coding sequence ATGAGGGGATCACGAGATGTTTTTAAGCAACCACATCCTGTTAGCCAGGATCTCAGAGAGCTCACTGAAAGCAATATTCGCTTTGCCTTGTCCTTGTATTCGGTACTGAAGCAGGAGGAAGGAAACCTCTTTTTCTCTTCGTACAGTATATTTTCTGCACTGGCTATGACCTACGGAGGTGCCCGCAACAAGACAGCAGAGGAAATGGCCGATGCTCTCCACTTCACCCTCAGCCAGGACAAGCTCCACCCAGCCTTTGCCGAGCTGAGCGCTCTCTACGACAAGATGCAGGAGGCAGGAGGTGTTCAGCTCCATACGGCTAATTCGCTGTGGCCGCACAAGGAGTATCCTTTGCTGCCGGAGTACCTGGAACTCCTCAAAATGTATTACGGAAGCACAAGTATCCCCCTGGACTATGCGCAGGCAGCCGAAGAGGCACGCCAGATCATTAACACATGGGTGGAAGAGAAAACCCAGGGTCGGATCAAAGACCTCATCGGCCCGGACGATATAGATTCACTGACCACGCTGGTTTTGGTCAATGCTATCTATTTCAAAGGGAATTGGGCCAGCCAATTTGACCCGGCGCAGACCGCTAATGCCAAGTTCACCCTGCCCGACGGTTCAACAACCCAGGTACCCTTGATGCACCAAAGAGGACGATTCGGTTACATCGAGTTCGAGTATAGCGAGTCCGATCATGGCGAGACCAAGAGAGGGCAGATTCTGGAATTGCCGTATGTCGGCAACGAGCTGTCCATGCTGATTATTCTCCCTGGTAGACCTGAAGATCTGCCAGAGTTGGAAAGCGAGCTCAAAGCGGAGAATTTAGAGGAACTGACGGGGTGGTTGAGTAAGGAGGAAGTGGATGTTTTCCTGCCCAAGTTCAAGATTGACTGGGGAACCTTTGAGTTTAAACCGCCTTTGCAGGACTTGGGCATACGGGAGGCCTTCAGTGCAGATGCAGATTTTTCAGGCATGGATGGAACAAAAAGTCTTTCTATCGATCACATCCTTCACAAGGCTTTTATAGAAGTGAATGAGGAGGGGACAGAGGCCGCCGCTGCCACAGCGGCTTCTATGACAAGATGTATTTCAACCCCTAAAATTTTTCGAGCTGATCATCCCTTCTTCTTCCTGATCCGGGACAAGGCGACAGGCAATATCCTCTTTCTTGGCAGACTCCTTGATCCAGAGAGGGGCGAACAGTAA
- a CDS encoding type II toxin-antitoxin system VapC family toxin, with protein MNKEFVYLETSFVSYLTARPSRDLIVSAHQTISQEWWEQRRSCFEIVISEIVAEEAGQGHPEAAQRRLDLLRDIPFIAVTEEALDFADKLIQSGAVPQKAAQDALHIAVCCVNNVDFLLTWNCKHIANAEKRESIRTAAVEHGLIAPVICTPEELFGDEL; from the coding sequence ATGAACAAAGAATTCGTCTACCTTGAAACAAGTTTCGTCAGTTATCTCACCGCCCGACCAAGCAGAGATCTTATCGTCTCCGCCCATCAGACTATAAGCCAGGAGTGGTGGGAGCAAAGAAGAAGCTGTTTTGAAATCGTTATATCCGAAATCGTTGCAGAGGAAGCAGGGCAGGGGCACCCGGAAGCGGCACAGAGACGGTTGGACCTTCTCAGGGACATTCCTTTTATAGCTGTAACCGAAGAAGCGCTTGACTTTGCGGACAAGCTGATCCAAAGTGGAGCTGTTCCCCAAAAAGCGGCGCAGGATGCTCTGCACATCGCTGTCTGTTGTGTGAACAATGTGGATTTCCTGCTGACCTGGAACTGCAAGCATATTGCCAATGCAGAGAAAAGAGAAAGTATTCGGACTGCCGCTGTTGAGCATGGCCTTATTGCACCGGTTATCTGTACCCCGGAAGAACTATTCGGAGATGAATTATGA
- a CDS encoding tetratricopeptide repeat protein codes for MDLLELVKTTFIDLMGQIKAIWDLLPDNPDVIWSGWGIAVVSASLAVIGFVCSKLCACLRKPKAASVSLDASELLDENVLTIDKYKEHLLEQHGNYFLEKQKREEIERKLANLEESYQEKLRLLEESQEKLLLLAGKLPKEQLAEAEERLAQGDTELAEQLFDRVAAEAGQTVAEALLQSGRLAEDRLDYSKALRNYAGAADLAPSNPTYLLAAGIMAWKMGDYQRAKEWLEHLLAIREQEGKEDIELALALNELGLVYEYQGCYKKAEPIYKRALEVAEKTLGKEHLHVAAVLNNLARLYVTQSRYEKAVPLYQRSLVIKENKLGKDHPYVTNTLGNLANLYRVQGRYDEAEPLYNSSLKIREEKLGKKHPDVANSLDSIALLYCEQGRYNRAEPLYKRSLEISEETLGKDHPNVAVTLNNLAELYRKQRRYEEADPLYKQSLEISEKALGKDHPSVATTLNNLASLYESQGRYGEAKSLYKRSLEIFEKKLGKDHPSTATILNNLAGLYRTQNRYEKAEPLYLRALAILNAKFPNGHPDIGMIQENYKKMKEMMKAQWAGQLPFPPQATPGLPGKATDTVTE; via the coding sequence GTGGACTTGCTGGAACTGGTTAAGACGACTTTCATAGACTTGATGGGACAGATTAAGGCGATATGGGACTTGCTTCCGGATAATCCAGATGTGATTTGGAGCGGCTGGGGAATTGCTGTTGTTTCAGCAAGCCTTGCTGTGATTGGTTTTGTCTGCTCCAAGCTCTGTGCCTGCCTGCGCAAGCCAAAGGCTGCTTCCGTGTCGCTTGATGCCAGCGAATTGCTGGACGAGAACGTACTGACCATTGACAAATATAAGGAGCACTTGCTTGAGCAGCACGGAAACTATTTTCTGGAGAAGCAGAAACGGGAGGAGATTGAACGGAAATTAGCCAATCTGGAGGAGAGCTATCAGGAAAAGTTGCGGTTGCTGGAGGAATCCCAAGAGAAGCTGCTGCTGCTGGCAGGCAAATTGCCAAAGGAGCAGCTTGCCGAGGCTGAGGAACGGCTGGCGCAGGGCGATACTGAGCTGGCCGAGCAGCTTTTTGACCGAGTGGCAGCAGAGGCAGGCCAGACTGTGGCAGAGGCCCTGCTCCAGAGCGGGCGGCTGGCTGAAGATAGGTTGGATTACAGCAAAGCCCTGCGCAATTATGCCGGGGCAGCTGATCTTGCGCCGAGTAATCCCACTTATCTGCTTGCTGCCGGGATAATGGCATGGAAGATGGGCGATTATCAGCGGGCAAAGGAATGGCTGGAACATCTGCTGGCAATCCGAGAGCAGGAAGGAAAAGAGGATATTGAGTTGGCTTTAGCCTTGAATGAATTGGGTTTGGTTTATGAATATCAAGGCTGTTATAAGAAAGCAGAGCCGATATACAAGCGTGCGTTAGAGGTTGCTGAGAAAACTCTCGGAAAGGAACACCTTCATGTAGCGGCGGTCTTGAATAATCTGGCACGGCTGTATGTTACGCAGAGCCGGTACGAAAAGGCCGTGCCGCTTTATCAGCGTTCATTGGTAATCAAAGAAAATAAGCTTGGTAAAGATCATCCTTATGTAACAAATACTCTGGGCAATCTGGCTAACCTTTATCGGGTACAGGGGCGTTACGATGAAGCCGAACCGCTGTACAATAGTTCACTAAAGATTAGAGAAGAGAAGCTCGGTAAAAAACATCCTGATGTAGCAAACAGCTTGGATAGTATAGCCTTGCTGTATTGCGAGCAGGGCCGTTACAATAGAGCCGAACCCCTGTATAAGCGTTCGTTAGAAATCTCCGAGGAAACGCTCGGTAAAGATCATCCTAATGTAGCTGTCACTCTGAATAATCTTGCCGAGCTGTACAGAAAGCAACGCCGTTATGAAGAGGCTGATCCGCTGTACAAGCAGTCGCTGGAGATTTCAGAGAAAGCGTTGGGCAAAGACCATCCTTCAGTGGCCACCACCCTGAATAATTTGGCATCGCTGTATGAATCGCAGGGCCGTTATGGGGAAGCCAAGTCACTGTACAAGCGTTCACTGGAGATTTTCGAGAAAAAATTGGGCAAAGACCATCCCTCAACGGCAACCATTTTGAACAATCTTGCCGGACTGTATCGCACGCAGAATCGTTACGAGAAGGCCGAGCCGCTGTATCTGCGCGCCTTGGCTATTCTTAATGCAAAATTTCCCAACGGTCACCCTGATATTGGCATGATTCAGGAGAATTATAAAAAGATGAAGGAAATGATGAAGGCACAGTGGGCGGGGCAGCTACCATTTCCTCCACAAGCAACTCCGGGACTACCTGGCAAAGCAACAGACACTGTGACGGAATGA